The following are from one region of the Desulfovibrio sp. JC010 genome:
- a CDS encoding response regulator transcription factor, which produces MKVLVVEDHQDLAENICDYLSALGHVVDYAPDGVVGLHLAVTGNYDALVLDVMMPGLDGINVCARIRESSIVQPAILMLTALDTLQDKLSGFDSGADDYLVKPFALEELSARLDAVTLRRRGRSNPKLTVGQLVLDSGTMSVSRAGKQVKLNRVCFQILKKLMETHPNVLSRSEMEFTVWGEDPPDSDALRSHIYKLRLKVDKNFAYPMIETVHGVGFRLAAEDEI; this is translated from the coding sequence TTGAAAGTCTTGGTCGTGGAAGACCATCAGGATTTAGCCGAAAATATATGTGACTATCTTTCAGCACTGGGGCATGTAGTTGATTATGCCCCTGATGGAGTTGTAGGGTTGCATCTGGCGGTGACCGGGAATTATGACGCCCTTGTACTGGATGTCATGATGCCCGGTCTGGACGGAATCAATGTCTGCGCCCGCATCCGGGAATCCTCCATAGTCCAGCCTGCCATACTCATGCTTACCGCTCTTGATACTTTGCAGGACAAACTTTCCGGCTTTGATTCCGGTGCTGACGATTATCTGGTCAAACCCTTCGCCCTTGAGGAACTCAGCGCAAGGCTCGATGCCGTGACCCTGCGCCGCAGGGGGCGCAGCAATCCCAAGCTTACCGTTGGGCAGCTTGTTCTGGACAGCGGAACCATGTCCGTGAGCCGGGCCGGAAAGCAGGTTAAGCTGAACCGGGTCTGCTTTCAGATTTTGAAAAAGCTTATGGAAACTCACCCAAATGTTCTTTCGCGCAGTGAAATGGAATTTACCGTCTGGGGTGAAGACCCGCCGGACAGCGATGCCCTGCGCAGCCATATCTACAAATTACGGCTCAAGGTTGATAAGAATTTTGCTTACCCCATGATTGAGACCGTGCATGGGGTGGGATTCCGGCTGGCGGCAGAAGATGAAATTTAA
- a CDS encoding MFS transporter codes for MSTKSFTSRKMYIFLLVLTIATTVGFQGWRTLLNNFAVEVAGLDGGQFGMIGSIREIPGFLALLVIYVLMFIKEHRLAALSVIVMGAGISITGFMPSFAGLAFTTLLMSFGFHYYETLNQSLTLQYFGYSEAPLVMGRLRSLAAATNICVGVVVISISGFMGYKEIFFGAGMVAVLAGFYCLTRDPSSPDLPPQHKKMILRSKYWLFYALSFMAGARRQIFVAFAVFLLVKKFGFSLQHIAILFVLNNVINYFANPIIAKCVNKFGERKMLTLEYASLFFIFTAYAYTDSPLVGALLYILDNIFFNFTMAIKTFFQKIADKPDIAPSMAVSFTINHIAAVFVPALGGLAWMQDYRIVFLGAAALSLVSLVLSQFVDRELRLKSQVG; via the coding sequence GTGTCTACAAAAAGCTTCACTTCCCGTAAGATGTATATATTCCTGCTGGTACTGACCATTGCCACCACTGTCGGTTTTCAAGGCTGGCGGACCCTGCTCAACAACTTTGCCGTGGAAGTGGCCGGGCTGGACGGCGGTCAGTTCGGAATGATCGGTTCCATTCGTGAGATTCCGGGCTTCCTTGCCCTGCTTGTAATCTACGTGCTCATGTTCATCAAGGAACACCGTCTGGCCGCTCTTTCGGTAATTGTCATGGGCGCGGGTATCAGCATAACCGGATTCATGCCTTCTTTTGCCGGACTGGCCTTTACCACCCTGCTCATGTCCTTCGGCTTTCACTATTACGAAACCCTGAACCAGTCCCTGACCCTGCAGTATTTCGGTTATTCCGAGGCCCCGCTGGTCATGGGCCGTTTGCGCAGTCTGGCGGCGGCGACAAATATCTGCGTGGGGGTGGTGGTCATCTCCATTTCAGGTTTCATGGGCTATAAAGAAATTTTTTTCGGTGCAGGCATGGTTGCGGTGCTGGCCGGGTTTTATTGTCTGACCCGTGACCCTTCGTCCCCGGACCTGCCCCCGCAGCACAAGAAAATGATCCTGCGCTCCAAATATTGGCTTTTCTATGCCCTCAGCTTCATGGCCGGGGCGCGCAGGCAGATTTTTGTGGCCTTTGCAGTCTTTCTGCTGGTCAAGAAATTCGGTTTTTCCTTGCAGCACATCGCTATCCTCTTTGTGCTCAACAACGTGATCAACTATTTTGCCAACCCCATCATCGCCAAGTGCGTGAATAAGTTCGGGGAGCGCAAGATGCTGACCCTTGAGTACGCCAGCCTGTTTTTTATTTTTACCGCCTACGCCTACACGGACAGTCCGCTGGTGGGCGCGCTGCTCTACATTCTGGACAATATTTTCTTTAATTTCACCATGGCCATCAAGACCTTCTTCCAGAAGATTGCCGACAAGCCTGATATTGCGCCGTCCATGGCGGTCAGCTTCACCATCAACCACATTGCGGCGGTCTTTGTGCCTGCTCTGGGCGGTCTGGCCTGGATGCAGGACTATCGTATCGTCTTTTTGGGAGCGGCCGCGCTGTCATTGGTATCCCTTGTACTCAGCCAGTTTGTGGATCGTGAATTGCGTTTGAAAAGTCAGGTCGGGTAA
- a CDS encoding M48 family metallopeptidase — MADFPPPYTVRVSPRAKNVIIKLIPDKGIEVVLPRGVNQRDVPYFLEKRREWIEHNIRKLEGKGLSLNPPELVLPDEICFAASGKVYMVRRVKNRKPGLRMRRNVDKLLLSGEGWSPEEELEVLTRFVRSEAREFLVPELKKLSTELNLPFSKAFIRAQRKRWGSCSAKGNINLNMKLMFLPYRLARYVLIHELCHTVHLNHSAKYWRLVKMVEPDVEKLEKELSEAGRLVPAWINLL; from the coding sequence ATGGCAGATTTTCCCCCCCCGTACACGGTGCGGGTCAGCCCGCGGGCAAAAAACGTAATCATCAAACTCATTCCGGACAAAGGAATTGAGGTAGTACTGCCCAGAGGCGTAAACCAGCGCGACGTTCCCTATTTTCTGGAAAAGCGGCGGGAATGGATTGAACACAACATCCGCAAGCTGGAAGGAAAAGGATTATCCCTGAATCCGCCGGAACTGGTCCTGCCCGATGAAATCTGCTTTGCGGCCAGCGGAAAAGTATACATGGTCAGACGGGTCAAAAACCGGAAGCCGGGATTACGCATGCGCCGCAATGTGGACAAGCTGCTCTTAAGCGGTGAGGGCTGGTCGCCGGAAGAAGAGCTTGAAGTTTTGACCCGTTTTGTACGCAGCGAAGCCCGCGAATTCCTCGTCCCGGAACTTAAAAAACTTTCCACAGAACTGAACCTGCCCTTCAGCAAAGCCTTTATCCGCGCCCAGCGCAAACGCTGGGGCAGCTGTTCCGCCAAGGGTAATATCAACCTGAACATGAAGCTCATGTTCCTGCCTTACCGCTTAGCCCGCTACGTGCTTATTCATGAGCTCTGCCACACTGTGCACCTCAACCATTCCGCTAAATACTGGCGGCTGGTCAAGATGGTGGAACCGGACGTGGAAAAGCTGGAAAAAGAGTTATCAGAGGCTGGTCGTCTGGTTCCGGCATGGATCAATTTACTGTAA
- a CDS encoding STAS domain-containing protein, with protein MEINSKKVGNVLIMSIKGRLDALTSTELEGKMCKLIEDGETKIVFDLGELEYISSAGLRAILFCAKKLKSTDGTIAFANITGMISEVFEISGFGTMFNIYNSALTAAEKIS; from the coding sequence ATGGAAATCAACAGCAAAAAGGTCGGCAACGTACTTATCATGTCCATAAAAGGACGTCTGGACGCCCTTACCTCAACTGAACTCGAAGGCAAAATGTGCAAGCTCATCGAGGACGGTGAAACAAAAATAGTATTTGATCTCGGCGAACTTGAATATATTTCCAGTGCCGGATTGCGGGCCATACTTTTCTGCGCCAAGAAACTTAAATCCACTGACGGAACCATTGCTTTTGCCAATATCACCGGGATGATCAGTGAAGTTTTTGAAATTTCCGGATTCGGAACCATGTTCAACATCTACAATTCCGCCCTGACCGCAGCGGAAAAAATATCCTGA
- a CDS encoding DsbA family protein, producing the protein MFRALPALLLSAIFVFTSFCTASAQTVSKAEIRNILKNNPQLIFEALEGHEEQLYDLLQVGLEKKNKSRIRQGRLKQLKNPKVPALHPDRPVWGAANGKINIVVFSDFQSASCAKADKTIQKLLQEYPEISFRYRHNPLGLHKMSLPAARYYEALALQDHGKAKKLSSLILQNRIAVKKSGIKKLDELAEKCGANMAQLKRTLNSPQVKARIDGDRKEARKFGFTASPVFLVNGVTVTGAAPLDEFEEVLRMIHGN; encoded by the coding sequence ATGTTCCGCGCATTGCCTGCCCTACTGCTCAGTGCAATTTTCGTTTTCACCTCTTTCTGCACAGCCTCAGCACAGACGGTGTCCAAAGCTGAAATACGCAACATCCTGAAAAACAATCCGCAGCTCATCTTTGAAGCCCTTGAAGGGCATGAAGAACAACTTTACGATCTCCTGCAGGTCGGGCTGGAAAAAAAGAACAAATCCCGCATCAGGCAGGGCCGACTCAAACAGTTGAAGAACCCGAAAGTCCCGGCCCTGCATCCGGACCGCCCGGTCTGGGGTGCTGCCAACGGAAAAATCAATATCGTGGTCTTTTCCGATTTCCAGAGTGCCAGTTGCGCCAAAGCGGACAAGACAATTCAAAAACTTTTACAAGAATATCCTGAAATCAGCTTCCGCTACCGCCACAATCCGCTGGGCCTGCACAAGATGTCCCTGCCTGCAGCCCGCTATTACGAAGCTCTCGCCCTGCAGGACCATGGCAAAGCCAAGAAACTGAGCAGCCTGATTCTGCAGAACAGAATCGCTGTTAAAAAAAGCGGGATAAAAAAACTTGATGAGCTGGCAGAAAAATGCGGCGCGAATATGGCACAGCTAAAGCGGACCCTGAATTCACCGCAGGTCAAAGCACGCATCGACGGGGACAGAAAAGAAGCCCGCAAGTTCGGCTTTACCGCCTCTCCGGTCTTTCTGGTCAACGGAGTAACCGTCACCGGAGCCGCCCCGCTGGATGAATTTGAAGAAGTCCTTCGCATGATCCACGGCAACTAG
- a CDS encoding chemotaxis protein CheD, with protein sequence MPQKDSDIRRVFLHTGDAYIGVKPTIVSTVLGSCVAISMFSARTRQGAICHAFLPSRSEIKDVNEPSLQICRYVDTAVTHLLKSMNRLGVKKNELEVKLFGGATGLTYSQVRPSCALGIGNRNIDAALEHLKAQGLKPRTMDVGGNVGRKLLFCTYTGDVWIKRLEKKMF encoded by the coding sequence ATGCCACAGAAAGATTCCGATATACGCCGCGTTTTCCTGCACACCGGAGATGCATACATTGGCGTAAAACCGACCATAGTATCCACTGTACTGGGGTCCTGTGTGGCGATATCCATGTTTTCAGCACGCACCCGGCAAGGCGCAATCTGTCATGCCTTCCTGCCTTCCCGCTCGGAAATAAAGGACGTTAACGAGCCCTCCCTGCAGATTTGCAGATATGTAGACACGGCTGTGACCCATTTGCTAAAGAGTATGAATCGTCTGGGGGTCAAAAAGAATGAACTCGAAGTCAAGCTCTTCGGAGGGGCGACCGGACTGACCTATTCGCAGGTACGACCGTCCTGTGCGCTGGGCATCGGCAATAGAAATATTGACGCTGCCCTTGAACACCTCAAAGCACAAGGTCTGAAGCCGCGGACCATGGATGTAGGCGGCAATGTGGGCAGAAAACTGCTCTTCTGCACCTACACCGGAGATGTCTGGATCAAAAGACTCGAAAAAAAAATGTTTTAG
- the budA gene encoding acetolactate decarboxylase has translation MNITNKLSSSILFIALALFCLPGFSAADGTIYQYSIIDSLLVGNYDGELTIGGLKKHGDTGLGTFNRLDGEMVFIDGEVYKITAKGKAEKMEDKARTPFAAAAFLKTDKIIKLDSAKSLKELNNKISSALDSENLFYVIRIDGKFQTMKTRSVPAQTKPYVPLVDVVKKQSIFRFKNIEGSLVGIKSPAYVKGVGVPGYHWHFITRDRTAGGHVLDCVFTDLAAKVGSYNDFFLQLPETKNFLGTEFNQDKEKELKAVEKDSKKK, from the coding sequence ATGAACATCACTAACAAGCTTTCTTCCTCAATTCTGTTTATTGCTCTGGCTCTTTTCTGTCTGCCCGGTTTTTCCGCAGCAGACGGAACCATCTACCAATATTCCATCATCGACTCACTGCTGGTGGGCAACTATGACGGAGAACTGACCATCGGCGGGCTGAAAAAGCACGGCGACACCGGACTGGGCACCTTCAACCGCCTTGATGGAGAGATGGTTTTCATTGACGGTGAAGTCTACAAAATCACCGCCAAAGGCAAAGCCGAAAAAATGGAAGACAAAGCCCGTACCCCTTTTGCCGCCGCAGCCTTCTTAAAAACTGATAAAATCATCAAGCTTGATTCCGCAAAGTCGCTCAAAGAACTTAACAATAAAATCTCATCCGCCCTTGACTCTGAAAATCTTTTTTACGTGATCCGCATTGACGGCAAATTCCAGACAATGAAAACTCGCAGTGTCCCGGCCCAGACCAAGCCCTACGTGCCGCTGGTGGATGTGGTAAAAAAACAATCCATCTTCCGCTTCAAGAACATTGAAGGTTCACTGGTGGGCATAAAAAGCCCGGCCTATGTCAAAGGTGTCGGCGTGCCCGGATATCACTGGCACTTCATCACCAGGGACCGTACTGCCGGGGGCCATGTCCTTGATTGCGTTTTCACCGACCTGGCTGCCAAGGTCGGTTCCTACAACGATTTCTTCCTGCAACTCCCGGAGACCAAAAATTTTCTGGGAACCGAATTTAACCAAGACAAAGAAAAAGAATTAAAAGCAGTGGAAAAAGATTCCAAGAAGAAGTAA
- a CDS encoding Hpt domain-containing protein, with protein MSERFVIQVDEDLEAIMPRYLEIRQKELAELEEAVAAKNFEIIRLLGHRLKGTGSSYGLDELTRLGTLIEDKAVDEDMSEVPEHTAGVRHFLEHLDIEYVEMDE; from the coding sequence ATGAGTGAACGTTTTGTTATTCAAGTGGATGAAGATCTGGAAGCCATTATGCCGCGCTATCTGGAAATCAGGCAAAAAGAATTAGCGGAACTTGAAGAAGCCGTTGCCGCAAAAAACTTTGAAATAATACGTTTGCTGGGCCACCGCTTGAAAGGGACCGGTTCCTCATACGGACTTGATGAACTGACCCGGCTGGGCACCCTCATCGAAGACAAAGCAGTAGATGAAGACATGTCCGAAGTCCCGGAACACACCGCCGGAGTCAGGCATTTTCTTGAGCATCTAGACATAGAATACGTCGAAATGGATGAATAA
- a CDS encoding pyridoxal phosphate-dependent aminotransferase, protein MKLLSTQVEGYIERSSWIRKMFETGMELKKKYGEDAVCDFSLGNPDVPAPAAVAEGLKELSETADKPFAFGYMPNFGYPAVREKLAEKVSEEQGVKVAGADLVITCGAAGAINALYRAILEPGDQILCPAPFFVEYGFYAQNSGGELVTVPSKPLTFELDLDAIEAGINEKTRVVLINSPNNPTGAVYTKAELEGLAAILKKANEGRERPIFLVADEPYRFLAFDDVEVPSILPLYPYSIVVSSFSKNLSLAGERVGYALLNPEMPGKEQLTAGLVLTNRILGFVNAPAVGQKLLEKALGSQVDKNIYLERRNAMDSVLKDAGYSYTMPKGAFYFFPEAPGGDDVKFCAALQEEKILAVPGTGFGCPGYFRLAFCVGTEVIERSREGFKKAIAGFK, encoded by the coding sequence ATGAAACTTCTTTCAACCCAAGTGGAAGGGTACATCGAACGTTCATCCTGGATTCGCAAGATGTTCGAAACAGGTATGGAACTGAAGAAAAAATACGGTGAAGACGCTGTCTGCGATTTTTCACTGGGCAACCCGGACGTTCCCGCTCCCGCAGCAGTTGCGGAAGGCCTTAAGGAACTTTCCGAGACAGCGGACAAGCCCTTTGCTTTCGGCTACATGCCCAACTTCGGCTATCCCGCAGTGCGTGAAAAACTGGCCGAAAAAGTTTCCGAGGAGCAGGGTGTTAAAGTTGCAGGTGCCGATCTGGTCATCACCTGCGGTGCAGCCGGAGCCATCAACGCCCTCTACCGGGCCATTTTAGAGCCGGGCGACCAGATTCTCTGCCCCGCGCCCTTTTTCGTGGAATACGGCTTCTATGCCCAGAACTCCGGCGGAGAACTGGTCACCGTACCTTCCAAGCCGCTCACTTTCGAACTGGACCTCGACGCTATTGAAGCGGGCATCAACGAAAAGACCCGCGTGGTGCTCATCAACTCCCCCAACAACCCCACCGGGGCTGTCTACACCAAGGCGGAGCTTGAAGGGCTGGCAGCCATCCTCAAAAAAGCAAACGAAGGCCGCGAGCGTCCCATCTTCCTCGTTGCCGATGAGCCATACCGTTTCCTCGCCTTCGATGATGTGGAAGTGCCTTCCATCCTGCCGCTCTACCCCTACAGCATCGTGGTAAGCTCTTTTTCCAAGAATCTCTCCCTTGCCGGGGAACGGGTCGGCTACGCCCTGCTCAACCCGGAAATGCCCGGCAAAGAGCAGCTCACCGCCGGGCTGGTGCTCACCAACCGCATCCTCGGTTTTGTGAACGCCCCCGCAGTGGGCCAGAAGCTGCTTGAAAAGGCCCTCGGCTCTCAGGTGGATAAGAACATCTACCTCGAACGCCGCAATGCCATGGATTCCGTGCTTAAAGATGCCGGATATTCCTACACCATGCCCAAGGGCGCATTCTACTTCTTCCCCGAAGCCCCCGGCGGCGACGATGTAAAATTCTGCGCCGCACTGCAGGAAGAAAAAATCCTCGCCGTGCCCGGAACAGGATTCGGCTGCCCCGGTTACTTCCGTCTCGCCTTCTGTGTCGGCACTGAAGTAATCGAAAGATCACGTGAGGGTTTTAAGAAGGCTATTGCAGGTTTTAAGTAA
- a CDS encoding DEAD/DEAH box helicase, with translation MTNSKDDQDTQKMHNESVHDEPDKVVEPEDSLPEITKEELPPSILNALDKAGWEKLTPVQSKSLPYQLRNWDLMVQAKTGSGKTGAFVMPLLEKLDPNINYTQALILVPTRELARQVEREAERIFEGSGLRVLSVYGGVGYGHQREELEKGAHMVVGTPGRILDHLLKRTFDLEDLETLIFDEADRMLSIGFYPDMREVKSYLPRRPISTYMFSATFPEHVIRLSKEFMYRPQMLSLSSKQVHVTEIDHAYYEVPSMGKERQLMRILEMENPTSAIIFCNTKANVEFVAAVLNNFGFNAADLTSDLSQSRREKVLAQLRSGDVRFLVATDIAARGIDVPDLSHVVMYEPPEDKESYIHRAGRTGRAGSSGVAISLVDVIQKIELQRIATAYNINFEVRELPDDKQVLETINERLTTILEGQFRSRTILERERIGRYKDLVRQLAEDDEQCILVGMLLDELYQKSLHARAEQPPAPKPRPQRKSRPRNNNYRGKPKSNHSQNKGRSGNYNKKRR, from the coding sequence ATGACCAATTCAAAAGACGACCAAGACACGCAGAAAATGCATAATGAAAGCGTTCACGATGAACCGGATAAAGTAGTGGAACCAGAAGACTCCCTGCCGGAAATCACCAAAGAAGAACTCCCCCCATCCATACTGAACGCCCTCGACAAAGCAGGCTGGGAAAAACTGACCCCGGTCCAGTCCAAATCTCTCCCCTATCAGCTCAGAAACTGGGACCTCATGGTGCAGGCCAAAACCGGCAGCGGCAAGACCGGTGCTTTTGTAATGCCCCTGCTGGAAAAACTCGATCCCAATATCAACTACACCCAGGCGTTGATCCTCGTCCCCACCCGCGAACTTGCCCGGCAGGTTGAACGTGAAGCGGAAAGAATTTTCGAAGGCTCCGGGCTGCGGGTCCTCTCCGTCTACGGCGGCGTCGGCTACGGCCACCAGCGCGAAGAGTTGGAAAAAGGCGCGCACATGGTTGTGGGTACACCGGGCAGAATTCTCGACCATCTGCTCAAACGCACCTTCGACCTTGAAGATCTGGAAACCCTGATTTTCGATGAAGCGGACCGCATGCTCTCCATCGGTTTCTACCCGGATATGCGCGAAGTAAAATCCTACCTGCCGCGCAGGCCCATTTCCACCTACATGTTCTCGGCAACATTCCCGGAGCACGTGATCCGTCTCTCCAAAGAATTCATGTACAGGCCGCAGATGCTCAGCCTGAGCAGCAAGCAGGTGCATGTAACCGAGATCGACCACGCCTATTACGAGGTGCCTTCCATGGGTAAGGAACGCCAGCTCATGCGTATCCTTGAAATGGAAAATCCCACTTCGGCCATCATTTTCTGTAACACCAAGGCCAACGTGGAATTCGTGGCCGCCGTGCTCAACAACTTCGGCTTCAATGCCGCAGACCTTACCTCGGATCTTTCGCAATCCAGACGTGAAAAGGTACTGGCCCAGCTCCGCTCCGGTGATGTGCGCTTCCTCGTAGCCACCGACATTGCCGCGCGCGGAATCGACGTGCCGGACCTCTCCCACGTGGTCATGTACGAACCGCCGGAAGACAAGGAATCTTACATCCACCGTGCCGGACGTACCGGACGCGCAGGCTCTTCCGGGGTGGCAATCTCTCTTGTAGACGTCATCCAGAAGATCGAACTGCAGCGCATCGCCACCGCCTACAACATCAATTTTGAAGTCCGCGAACTGCCGGACGACAAGCAGGTGCTGGAAACCATCAACGAAAGATTGACCACCATCCTTGAAGGTCAGTTCCGCTCCAGAACCATCCTTGAAAGGGAACGCATCGGACGCTATAAAGACCTTGTCCGTCAGCTTGCCGAGGATGACGAGCAGTGTATTCTCGTGGGCATGCTGCTGGACGAACTGTACCAGAAATCCCTGCACGCCCGTGCAGAACAGCCCCCGGCACCCAAGCCCAGACCGCAGAGAAAATCCCGCCCCCGTAATAACAACTATCGTGGCAAGCCCAAGAGCAACCACTCCCAGAATAAGGGCCGCAGCGGGAACTATAATAAAAAACGCAGATAA